Within the Candidatus Neomarinimicrobiota bacterium genome, the region GCGCATCCATGCTCTACCTGTTTTTCCAGGCAACGGGCGCCCGCGCCGCCACCTACGTGCCTAATCGGGACACCGAGGGCTATGGCCTATCCACGGGCGGCCTTGATTACGCGGAGCTCATCGGCGCGGATCTGCTGATCACCTGTGACTGCGGGATCACGGGCTGGGATGAGGTAGCCGAGGCCCGCCGGCGGGGCATTGACGTGATCATTACTGACCACCATATGCCCGCTGACCGGTTGCCGGAAGCCGTAGCCATCCTCAACCCCAAGCAGGCCGACTGCCGTTATCCATTCAAGGGGCTGTGCGGCGCCGGCGTAGCCTTCAAGCTGGCCCAGGCAGTGGCGGAGCGGGGCGGTTTCGACTCCGGCTTGGTCTGGCGTTTCGCCGATCTGGTGGCTTTGGGCACGGCCGCTGATATTGTGCCCATCGTGGACGAGAACCGGGTCATCGTGAGTGAGGGACTTCGGTTGGTCAGCGAACGGGCACGGCCGGGGTTGGCGGCCTTGTGGCAGGTAGCCGGTATGGCCGGCAAGCAGGTGACAGTGGGCCGCCTGGTCTTCGGCATCGCCCCCAAAATTAATGCCGCCGGTCGCCTCGGTGATGCTGGCCGGGCCATCAAGCTGCTCACCACCTCCAACCACTACCTGGCGGTGAGTATGGCACGGGAGCTGGTGGCGGAAAATGACCGCCGCCGGCTCATCCAGGACAATACCGTTGAGGAGGCCATCTTCCAGGTCAATGCCCATCACGATCTCAGTCGCGAGAAGGTGCTGGTGCTCAGCAATGAGAACTGGCACCATGGGGTGATCGGAATTGTGGCGGCGCGCATTCGAGACCTCTACCACCGGCCTACGGTCATCATCGCCCTCAGGGAAGGTGTGGGCAGAGGCTCAGCCCGCAGTATTCCTGGCTTCGACCTGTATCAGGCCCTCACCGAATGCAGCGCAAGCCTGTTGGGCTACGGGGGTCATCCCAACGCCGCCGGGCTGTCCATCAGCGCGGAGCGGCTGCCCGACTTTACCGCAACACTGCTCGCTTGGGCGGACAGGATGCTCACTCCTGATCAGCTGCGACCCAGGATTACCGTTGAAGGAGAATGCGAGCTGGGCCTTATCGACCGCCGGTTCATGCGCTTTTTAGACTCACTGGCGCCCTACGGTCCCGGAAACCGGCGACCCATTCTCGTCAGCCGGGGTGTGGAAGTGAACGGGGCTCCGCGCCTGGTGGGCGACTCGGCCACGCACATCAAATGCCGCTTCAGGCAGAACGGTGTTGCTTTTGACGCCATCGGATTCGACCTGGCTGACCACTTCGAAAAACTCCTCTTGAATAAACCCCTGGATATCGCTTACGTTGTGGAAGAAAATGAATGGCGGGGAAACCGGACGGTTCAGTTGCAGTTGAAGGACATAAGATTGGGAGCGACGTCATGACGGCAGCCTACATATCCGGGACCGGATTCTACGTCCCGGAAAGGGTGGTGACCAACGACGATCTGGCCAACCACATGGATACCAATAGCGAATGGATCCGCAGACGCACCGGTATTGAGACAAGGCACTACGCTGCGGAGGGCGAAGGTACCACCGATCTGGCCATCCCCGCCGTCGAACGTGCCCTGGAAGCGGCCCACCTTACCGTGGGCGATATCGATCTGATTATCTTCGCCACCTCCACACCGGACTACATGGCCCCCGGCTCGGGCTGCCTGTTGCAGGACCGGCTGGGTTTTGATAATATTGGCGCCCTGGATATCCGCGTCCAGTGCTCAGGCTTTGTCTACGGTTTGTCCATCGCCGATCAATATATCCGCACCGGAACTTTCCGGCAGGTCCTGGT harbors:
- the recJ gene encoding single-stranded-DNA-specific exonuclease RecJ, which codes for MSTQWDFTTPDPDLVQRAVAAFDVPEIYARVLVQRGITDREVGAKFFHPGREQLHDPFLMKDMAKAVDRVLAQMSTDRPMLIFGDYDVDGTTGASMLYLFFQATGARAATYVPNRDTEGYGLSTGGLDYAELIGADLLITCDCGITGWDEVAEARRRGIDVIITDHHMPADRLPEAVAILNPKQADCRYPFKGLCGAGVAFKLAQAVAERGGFDSGLVWRFADLVALGTAADIVPIVDENRVIVSEGLRLVSERARPGLAALWQVAGMAGKQVTVGRLVFGIAPKINAAGRLGDAGRAIKLLTTSNHYLAVSMARELVAENDRRRLIQDNTVEEAIFQVNAHHDLSREKVLVLSNENWHHGVIGIVAARIRDLYHRPTVIIALREGVGRGSARSIPGFDLYQALTECSASLLGYGGHPNAAGLSISAERLPDFTATLLAWADRMLTPDQLRPRITVEGECELGLIDRRFMRFLDSLAPYGPGNRRPILVSRGVEVNGAPRLVGDSATHIKCRFRQNGVAFDAIGFDLADHFEKLLLNKPLDIAYVVEENEWRGNRTVQLQLKDIRLGATS